The genomic DNA GACATCGTTAAATTCGGTGAATTATAATATTTAATTACAAAAATTTAAAAGTCTGGGACATAATTCCTAGCAAAATAGCCAGTAAATGAGTTTATTATAAATTCATTTACTGGCTTTTTTATTTACAATACTTCGTATTGTTGGCTCGCTTTCTTAGGGGACAGCTTCAGCCTGTAGTCTTCAGCTTGTCCTGTTCCCTCAAGAGTCTCGCCAAAACACTTTGTATTTATATGTAATTTTATATTAAAATAATTTAAAAAATAAGCACTTTCGTATAATTTAATAAACTTCACTAAACTTAATTAACGAGGTGCCATATTTATAAAGACTATAACATGACGCAACATACTCTACCAATGGAAACTTCAGTTCTTATACCCACTAATGATATTATAAAAAAAATCCCTAAGACTGAATTCGATGAATTCAGACATCGTCGTGGTACAACATCATACAATCCAAAAATGATGTTAAAAGTAATTCTATATGTCTACACACAATCTGTGTTTTCAGGACGTAAGATAGAAAAATTACTTAATGACAGCACTTGAATGAATAAAGTCAATTTCATAGTATGATACAAAAAGAAGGTAAAGTCAGGGGACTTTACCTTCAATATTACATTTAACTAGTGTAAATTAACTTAATTAAATATTATTTAAAATTATGAATATTGTTGACGAAATTCTGGAGTAGCAACTTCTGGTTGGAAATCTTCAGGAATTTCTTCTGTACGAACCACTAAAACATCACAAGGTGCGTGACGAACGATTGCCTCTGATACAGAACCAACAATAAATCTTTCAACAGCATTCAAGCCTGAAGTACCACACATGATTAAATCTACACCTAAATCACTTGCTAATTTTTTAGGGATAATTGCTTTCGGAGAACCAAATTCTAAACGTGTTTCAACATTTGTTACGCCTGCACGTGTAGCAACTTCTTGATAACCTTTTAAAAGTTCTTCAGAGAAACTTTTAGATTTCTCAGTAAATTGTGCATCATACACTTCATATGAAGAATACGTTCTTGAATCAATGATGTTGACAATAGTCAATTTTACGTCTACTGCTTTGTTGAAAGCCCATTCTGCTTCGTGTGAACCATCAACTGCGATTAAAATGTTTTTATAAGTTAACATTCTAATAACCCCCTTAGCTTTTCTTACTTATATAATACCACAAATGTCAGAATATTTATTTTTTATATTTTTACAATAATGTGTACTTTTTCTGATTGCGCTTTCATTAGTTTAGCGTTACGATGGTTGTGGAGGTGGATGGAATGAAAATTGGTATTCCAAAAGAGATAAAAAATAACGAAAATAGAGTTGGTTTATCACCAAGTGGTGTGCATGCATTAGTAGAACAAGGTCATACATTACTTGTTGAAAAAGATGCAGGTTTAGGTTCATTTTTTGAAGATGTTGATTACAAAAATGCAGGTGCTGAAATTGTATCAGAACAATCAGCAGTCTGGGATGTTGATATGGTAATCAAAGTTAAAGAACCTTTAGAAGAAGAATATAAATTCTTCAAAGAGGGATTAATTTTATTCACATACTTACATCTTGCTAATGAAGAAAAATTAACTCAAGCATTGGTTGACAATAAAGTAGTAAGTATTGCTTACGAAACGGTTCAATTACCTGACCGTTCATTACCATTATTAACACCAATGAGTGAAGTAGCAGGACGTATGTCTGCACAAGTAGGCTCACAATTCTTACAAAAATTTAACGGTGGAATGGGTATTTTACTTGGCGGCGTACCTGGAGTACCAAAAGGTAAAGTATCAATCATCGGTGGTGGTCAAGCTGGTACCAATGCAGCTAAAATCGCACTAGGTTTAGGTGCAGACGTAACTATTTTAGACGTTAATCCTAAACGTTTAGCTGAATTAGATGATTTATTTGATGGTCGTGTGAATACAATCATGTCTAACCCATTAAATATTGAAAATGCAGTTAAAGAAAGTGATTTAGTTATCGGTGCAGTATTAATTCCTGGTGCAAAAGCGCCAAGTTTAGTTACTGAAGACATGATTAAACAAATGAAAGATGGTTCAGTTATAGTAGATATTGCGATTGACCAAGGTGGTATTTTTGAAACTACAGATAAAATTACTACACATGATGACCCAACATATATTAAACACGGTGTCGTTCATTATGCAGTAGCAAATATGCCTGGTGCAGTACCACGTACATCTACAATTGCATTAAATAATGCTACACTTCCTTATGCACAATTATTAGCTAGCAAAGGTTATCGTGAAGCATTTAAAGCTAACCATGCTTTATCATTAGGTTTAAATACATTCAAAGGTCATGTTACACATAAAGGTGTAGCTGAGGCGTTTGGTTTAGAATATACTTCTGTTGAAGATGCGTTAAAAGAAGGTTAATTCATATAAATTCAAAAAGTGGTAACGGATAAGTTTTATATCCGTTACCACTTTATTATACAATTATTTTTCATAATGAGTTAAAATCTCATAACCACTTTCAGTAACTAAAATATCATCTTCAATACGTACACCAGCTACGTTTGGAACATAGATGCCTGGTTCAATTGTAATAACCATTCCCGCTTCCAATTGGTTCGTATTGGTACTTGAAACATCTTGATATTCATGTTCTTGAAGTCCAAGACCATGTCCAAGTCGATGAGGGAAGTAATCGCCATAACCTGCATTTGATATAATATCTCTAGCGATTTTATCTATTTCCTGTAATTGTACGCCAGCTTTAATAGCTTCTATAGCATTTGTTTCTGCCTCTAAAACAATATTATATATGTCTTGAGCTTTTTTAGAAGGCTCGCCAAATTTAACTGTGCGTGTCATATCACTGCAATAATGATTATAAATAACCCCTAAATCAAATAGGACATATTCATCATTCGCTAATTGTCTATCACCAGGCGTACCATGAGGTGAAGCAGCGTGGTCACCAAATAAGACCATTGTGTCAAAACTCATTTCACTTACACCATATTTTTTGATTTCATTTTCAATATGATTAACAACTTCTCTTTCAGTTACGCCTTCTTTAAGATATTCCACACCAATTTCAATACATTTATCAGCAAGTTCAGCAGCTTTTCTAATATTAATTATTTCTTCTTCACTTTTAATATTTCTTAAATCTTTAATGGTTTGATCGATATCTTCATAGGACTGAACTTTAAAATTTTGAGTTAGTTCACGTTGACGTTTGACTGTTAAATGTTCACTTTCGATTAATAGTTTGTTGAATGTACGTGGTTCTATTTCAAAAGGATTTTCAGTATCTAAGTAACCAATAATTTTACCATCAAATGGAGAAGCTTTAACTTCCTCAACTTCCATTTTAGGACAGTATAGTGTTGTTTCTCCGCTAGCTGTAATTAAAACTGCAAATAATCTTTCATGAGGTTCACTTCTATAACCTGTTAAATAAAAGACGTTAAGAGGAGTAGTAATCCATGCAGCATCTGCTTTTTCATTTTGTAATGCATTTACAATTTCTGTAATTTTAGTCATAATTATTTATCCTCCAAATATAAGAATAATTCAATTTTACGTCTAATATTATATATTTTCAAAGCTATTGTATAAAATAAGTAGAAATTTAGTTTTGTTTGTTATATCGCACTTAGGCTAGGGTATATTAAAAGTAATCAAGCTTTTAGGAGGCTGTAATTATGAAATTATCTTTTCATGGACAATCAACGATTTATTTTGAAGGTAACGGAAAAAAAGTAATTGTAGACCCATTTATTTCAGGAAATGATAAATGTGATTTAGATGAACAAACTTTAGATGTAGATTATATTATTCTAACTCATGGACATGCAGATCATTTTGGAGATGTAGTTGAATTAGCAAATCGTAATCATGCAACAGTAATTGGTTCAGCAGAACTACAAGGCTATCTAACAACTTATCATGGTATTGAAAATGTTCATGGTATGAATATTGGTGGTAAGGCGAAATTTGACTTTGGTACTGTAAAATATGTACAAGCATTTCATAGTTCTAGTTTCACGCATGAAGATGGAATACCAGTTTATTTAGGTATGCCTATGGGACTAATAATAGAAGCGGAAGGCAAAACAATCTATCATATGGGTGATACCGGATTATTTAATGATATGAAATTGATAGCTGAAAGACATCCAGTTGATGTTTGCTTTGTACCTATTGGCGATAACTTTACAATGGGTATTGATGACGCAAGTTATGCTATTAATGAATTTGTTAAGCCTAAAATTTCTGTACCAGTTCATTACAATACATTCCCACTTATCGAACAAAATCCTCAAGAATTTAAAGATGCTGTAACTGAAGGTGAAGTACAAATTCTTGAACCTGGTGAGTCTGTATCATTTTAATTAAAATCTAACATTGTAAAAATAGAAAACTCCTATTATTGTTGCTAAATGAGTTAGGGTTATTCAGCACATAATAGGAGTATTTTCATAATTAAGTTAATTAAATTTATTTTACGATTAAAACTGGAATAGTAGCACGTTTCGCCACTTTATGACTTACGCTACCTAATACAAATTTCTTTTGTGTTTCAGCCTTACGGTTACTTAAGACAACAATTTCATATTTACCACTATTAGCATGTTTAACTAATTCGTCTTTAGGATTACCACGCACAATAATTTGATCATAATCAATGCCGTAGTCTTCTAAAATAGTACGTGTCTTTTCAAGTTTGTGACTACGTTCTTCCGTCAATTCATTGATATGTGTACCTGCTTTAATTGATGCTTGTGCATCTTGCTCGCCAATAGCATTCAATATAGTAACAACTGTGTCAGGTCCAGCTAACTTTGAAACTTCTTTTAGTGCTTTTTCATTTTTTAATTGAGTATCTACGCCTAATAAAATATTTTTATACATAGGTAATCCCTCCTCATCTTTAATTATATATAATGTAATTTAATTTTTCCAATGAATATATTTTAAATTATTAAATAAAGTTTAAACTTAATTTGCAATCAAATAATCATATAAACTTGAGCTACAATGATTTTCTAAATCGATTTTTTTAGATTAAGAAGTTATAATATAAAAGACATTGTCCATTATGAAGAGGTATTATGAATGACTAAACATGAACAAATAATAGCACATATAGAATCATTGTCTGTTGGCCAGAAAATTTCTGTTCGAAAAATAGCTAAAGTAATGAATGTTTCAGAGGGAACGGCTTATAGAGCAATTAAAGATGCAGGTCAATTGGGATTAGTTACGACTATTGATAGAGTCGGAACCGTAAGAATCGATAAAAAAAGTCGAGGAGAAATTGAAAACCTTACTTTTAATGAAATTTTAAAAATAATAGATGGCGACGTTATTGGTGGTAAAGAGGGATTAATTAAGAGTGTATCAAAATTTGCAATAGGTGCAATGGAACTTAAAGATGTTGTAAGGTATTTGAGCCATCACACTTTATTGATAGTAGGCAATAGGCCAGATGTACAGTTAGAAGCTTTAAAAAGGGGAAGCGGCGTACTAATTACTGGAGGATTTAAAACGTCCAAGAAAATTATTGACTATGCGGATACTCATGACTTACCTTTATTATCATCAAATTATGATACTTTTCTAGTCGCTAATATTATTAATAGAGCAATGTATAATCAAATGATTAGAAAAGAAATATTGATTGTTGAAGATATCGTTAAACCTATAAATGATGTGACAGTAGTATTTGATGAAATGGGGATAGAAGATTATAAATCACGTGCTAAAGTTACTGGGCATTCACGGTTTCCAGTTGTTGATAAAGATTGGAAATTGGTAGGTATAGTTACTAGTAAAGAAGTCATTCAAATGCAAGAAGACGATCAAATTAGTAAAGTAATGACTAAACGTCCAATCAACGTTGAAATGACAACTACTGTAGCAAGCTGTGCGCATATTATGATATGGGAAGGTATAGAAATTTTACCTGTTACTAAAAATAAAAAGGCAATTGGTGTGATAACACGTGATGATGTATTGAAGGCGATGCAACTAATAGGGAGACAACCTCAAATAGGTGAAACGATTAATGACCAAGTTGCAAAACATATCGCAATTTCACAAAATGGAATTACAGTTGAAGTTTCACCACTTTTAACTAACCAATACGGAACTTTGAGTAAAGCAGTATTTGTAGCAATTATTGAGGAAACTATCAAGCACGAACTAAGAAAATATAAAAAAGTAGATGTAATGATAGAAAGTTTAAATATCATTTACATAAAAACCGTGCCTATTGAAACGTCCATAGAAGTAGAGTATGACATGCTTGATGTAGGAAGGAATTTTGCAAAATTAGAAGTAACTATGATGAGTGGTAATGAGAGAGTTGCCAATGCTATGATCATATGTCAAATGTTTGAAGACATTTAGCAAATTTATCAAATTAAAAATTAAAATTAGGAGTTTATATTATGGTGGAAATATTTAACGAAATAATGCAAAAAATAGAAGAAAACGATAC from Staphylococcus taiwanensis includes the following:
- a CDS encoding aminopeptidase P family protein, which translates into the protein MTKITEIVNALQNEKADAAWITTPLNVFYLTGYRSEPHERLFAVLITASGETTLYCPKMEVEEVKASPFDGKIIGYLDTENPFEIEPRTFNKLLIESEHLTVKRQRELTQNFKVQSYEDIDQTIKDLRNIKSEEEIINIRKAAELADKCIEIGVEYLKEGVTEREVVNHIENEIKKYGVSEMSFDTMVLFGDHAASPHGTPGDRQLANDEYVLFDLGVIYNHYCSDMTRTVKFGEPSKKAQDIYNIVLEAETNAIEAIKAGVQLQEIDKIARDIISNAGYGDYFPHRLGHGLGLQEHEYQDVSSTNTNQLEAGMVITIEPGIYVPNVAGVRIEDDILVTESGYEILTHYEK
- a CDS encoding CBS domain-containing protein, which gives rise to MTKHEQIIAHIESLSVGQKISVRKIAKVMNVSEGTAYRAIKDAGQLGLVTTIDRVGTVRIDKKSRGEIENLTFNEILKIIDGDVIGGKEGLIKSVSKFAIGAMELKDVVRYLSHHTLLIVGNRPDVQLEALKRGSGVLITGGFKTSKKIIDYADTHDLPLLSSNYDTFLVANIINRAMYNQMIRKEILIVEDIVKPINDVTVVFDEMGIEDYKSRAKVTGHSRFPVVDKDWKLVGIVTSKEVIQMQEDDQISKVMTKRPINVEMTTTVASCAHIMIWEGIEILPVTKNKKAIGVITRDDVLKAMQLIGRQPQIGETINDQVAKHIAISQNGITVEVSPLLTNQYGTLSKAVFVAIIEETIKHELRKYKKVDVMIESLNIIYIKTVPIETSIEVEYDMLDVGRNFAKLEVTMMSGNERVANAMIICQMFEDI
- the ald gene encoding alanine dehydrogenase, which translates into the protein MKIGIPKEIKNNENRVGLSPSGVHALVEQGHTLLVEKDAGLGSFFEDVDYKNAGAEIVSEQSAVWDVDMVIKVKEPLEEEYKFFKEGLILFTYLHLANEEKLTQALVDNKVVSIAYETVQLPDRSLPLLTPMSEVAGRMSAQVGSQFLQKFNGGMGILLGGVPGVPKGKVSIIGGGQAGTNAAKIALGLGADVTILDVNPKRLAELDDLFDGRVNTIMSNPLNIENAVKESDLVIGAVLIPGAKAPSLVTEDMIKQMKDGSVIVDIAIDQGGIFETTDKITTHDDPTYIKHGVVHYAVANMPGAVPRTSTIALNNATLPYAQLLASKGYREAFKANHALSLGLNTFKGHVTHKGVAEAFGLEYTSVEDALKEG
- a CDS encoding metal-dependent hydrolase — its product is MKLSFHGQSTIYFEGNGKKVIVDPFISGNDKCDLDEQTLDVDYIILTHGHADHFGDVVELANRNHATVIGSAELQGYLTTYHGIENVHGMNIGGKAKFDFGTVKYVQAFHSSSFTHEDGIPVYLGMPMGLIIEAEGKTIYHMGDTGLFNDMKLIAERHPVDVCFVPIGDNFTMGIDDASYAINEFVKPKISVPVHYNTFPLIEQNPQEFKDAVTEGEVQILEPGESVSF
- a CDS encoding universal stress protein; translated protein: MLTYKNILIAVDGSHEAEWAFNKAVDVKLTIVNIIDSRTYSSYEVYDAQFTEKSKSFSEELLKGYQEVATRAGVTNVETRLEFGSPKAIIPKKLASDLGVDLIMCGTSGLNAVERFIVGSVSEAIVRHAPCDVLVVRTEEIPEDFQPEVATPEFRQQYS
- a CDS encoding universal stress protein, which translates into the protein MYKNILLGVDTQLKNEKALKEVSKLAGPDTVVTILNAIGEQDAQASIKAGTHINELTEERSHKLEKTRTILEDYGIDYDQIIVRGNPKDELVKHANSGKYEIVVLSNRKAETQKKFVLGSVSHKVAKRATIPVLIVK